Proteins co-encoded in one Victivallis lenta genomic window:
- a CDS encoding ABC transporter permease, translating to MKQQEKTRRAAVRQKIKNIFQLGLKELRGLVRDPLMLALILYTFTLGVYVAATAAPDSISNAALAVVDEDDSQLSRRITDAFFPPMFLPAARIDRSEIDPEMDNGKYTFVLVIPYDFQKDVLAGNRPEIQLNIDATRMSQAFTGGGYIQEIIMNEVGSFVNRNDPSAPQPVEIVTRNRFNPNLTQAWFGSVMELINNITMLAIILTGAALIREREHGTLEHLLVMPVTAFEIMASKVWSMALVVMAAAGCSLIFVIHGMLQVPVEGSVPLFMLGVALHLFAVTSLGIFLATVAQNMPQLGMLLILVLMPMQMLSGGMTPRESMPEGVRWVMQLAPTTHFVEFSQAILYRGAGFDVVWKPFLLLAVIGSALFVISWIRFRRTVA from the coding sequence TTCAGCTCGGTCTGAAGGAACTCCGGGGGCTGGTGCGGGACCCGCTGATGCTGGCGCTGATTCTCTATACCTTCACGCTCGGCGTCTACGTCGCGGCGACGGCCGCCCCGGACTCCATCTCGAATGCGGCTCTGGCCGTGGTCGATGAGGACGATTCGCAGCTCTCCCGGCGCATCACCGACGCCTTTTTCCCGCCGATGTTCCTGCCGGCAGCGCGAATCGACCGCTCCGAGATCGATCCGGAAATGGACAACGGCAAATACACGTTCGTGCTGGTCATCCCCTACGATTTCCAGAAGGACGTCCTTGCCGGCAACCGGCCGGAGATCCAGCTCAACATCGACGCCACGCGCATGTCGCAGGCGTTCACCGGCGGCGGCTACATCCAGGAGATCATCATGAACGAAGTCGGTTCGTTCGTGAACCGGAACGATCCCTCCGCTCCGCAGCCGGTCGAGATCGTGACGCGCAACCGCTTCAATCCGAACCTGACCCAGGCGTGGTTCGGGTCGGTGATGGAACTCATCAACAACATCACCATGCTCGCCATCATCCTGACCGGCGCGGCCCTGATCCGCGAACGGGAGCACGGGACGCTGGAACACCTCCTGGTGATGCCGGTGACCGCCTTCGAAATCATGGCCTCCAAGGTGTGGTCGATGGCGCTGGTGGTCATGGCCGCTGCCGGCTGCTCGCTGATCTTCGTCATTCACGGAATGCTTCAGGTTCCGGTGGAGGGCTCCGTTCCGCTCTTCATGCTGGGCGTGGCGCTGCACCTTTTCGCGGTGACTTCCCTCGGAATTTTTCTGGCGACCGTCGCTCAGAACATGCCCCAGCTCGGCATGCTGCTGATTCTGGTGCTGATGCCCATGCAGATGCTTTCCGGGGGCATGACGCCCCGCGAGAGCATGCCGGAAGGAGTCCGCTGGGTCATGCAGCTGGCGCCGACCACGCACTTCGTGGAGTTCAGCCAGGCGATCCTCTACCGCGGGGCCGGTTTCGATGTGGTGTGGAAACCGTTCCTGCTGCTGGCCGTGATCGGCTCGGCGCTGTTCGTGATCTCCTGGATCCGCTTCCGCCGGACGGTTGCGTGA